A window of Tautonia plasticadhaerens contains these coding sequences:
- a CDS encoding PDZ domain-containing protein, whose product MISTPRLRTALAVGLVLVPAGTIAAQQGEPSQPEGRAPQIRQFRSDGRPDPEQMEQFRRQFELFQRHMPGNARTFRFNPGRMMVDPGQSDLQLFFQQPENEASALGLKLREMPAVLRSHLELPEGQGVVVAEVAEDGPAAGAIEPNDILLALGDTPLSDLDDLAQAVEEAEGDTLSITLVRRGEEQSVEVDRPRPSGEGGDRYRLGVMIEVPDDAVRSQLGLAEGRGVIVMEVTPDSAAEEAGIKANDILTEIDGEPIAGAQELSEQVQGTDGEAVELTLMRDGEEITVEVSPEKVAAPAGSPDPRHPPAGLRFFGPGVMIDPETGAIRPGPGQNRTFSHPVPPTGDLGRAIEEMREQLERLREEIDALKRSKGDGEDQDR is encoded by the coding sequence ATGATCTCGACCCCAAGGCTCCGGACCGCCCTGGCCGTCGGCCTCGTTCTGGTCCCGGCCGGGACCATCGCCGCCCAGCAGGGCGAACCATCCCAGCCCGAAGGTAGGGCCCCACAGATCCGGCAATTCCGCTCGGACGGCCGCCCCGACCCGGAGCAGATGGAGCAGTTCCGCCGCCAGTTCGAACTCTTCCAGCGTCACATGCCCGGCAACGCCCGCACCTTCCGGTTCAACCCGGGACGGATGATGGTCGACCCCGGACAGTCCGACCTCCAACTCTTCTTCCAGCAACCCGAAAACGAGGCTTCGGCACTCGGCCTGAAGTTGCGGGAGATGCCGGCGGTCTTGCGGTCCCACCTCGAACTCCCCGAGGGCCAGGGCGTGGTCGTCGCCGAGGTTGCCGAGGACGGCCCCGCCGCCGGGGCGATCGAGCCGAACGACATCCTCCTGGCACTGGGGGACACCCCCTTGAGCGACCTCGACGACCTGGCACAGGCCGTCGAGGAGGCGGAAGGCGATACCCTCTCCATCACCCTAGTCCGGCGCGGCGAGGAGCAGTCCGTCGAAGTCGACCGGCCAAGGCCGTCCGGCGAGGGGGGCGATCGCTACCGGCTCGGCGTCATGATCGAGGTCCCCGACGACGCCGTCCGGTCCCAGCTCGGCCTCGCCGAGGGCCGGGGCGTGATCGTCATGGAAGTGACCCCCGACAGCGCCGCCGAGGAGGCCGGGATCAAGGCGAACGACATCCTCACCGAGATCGACGGCGAGCCGATCGCCGGCGCCCAGGAGCTGTCCGAGCAGGTCCAGGGGACCGACGGAGAGGCGGTCGAGCTGACTCTCATGCGGGACGGGGAGGAGATCACCGTCGAGGTTTCACCCGAGAAGGTCGCCGCACCCGCGGGCTCACCGGACCCCCGTCATCCACCCGCGGGACTCAGGTTCTTCGGCCCCGGCGTCATGATCGATCCCGAGACCGGCGCCATCCGTCCCGGCCCCGGCCAGAACCGCACCTTCTCCCACCCGGTCCCGCCGACGGGTGATCTGGGGAGGGCGATCGAGGAGATGAGGGAGCAGCTCGAACGGCTCCGCGAGGAGATCGACGCCCTCAAGCGGTCCAAAGGCGATGGCGAGGACCAGGATCGTTGA
- a CDS encoding PRC-barrel domain-containing protein — translation MTYLLKPSLPAMALGLMLSGVASAQDAGQAADDLNVVRRVSEILGGEARGPGEEGRIAAISDLIMDGQGVPRYILLSRGGVAGVGGEKIAVPYGVGQLVYIEDGGWRLILEMTGEQLDQAPTLEEGSLDQLRDSNWLSANRQFFNADQVGNEAGTDDESFLFRASALKGAQVRGTGGEESIANVDDVLLGADDRASYAILGYGGVAGLGKDQVPVPFRMLSLDAEMEDDRYVLVVAIDATKERLQSELAPKLEGEYNRMLDPTFLDRITEYFGGTEDGPGAIEAAPNSLNR, via the coding sequence ATGACATACTTGCTGAAGCCCAGCCTCCCCGCGATGGCCCTCGGGCTCATGCTCTCAGGCGTCGCGTCGGCCCAGGACGCGGGGCAGGCGGCCGATGACCTCAACGTCGTCCGCCGGGTCAGCGAGATCCTCGGGGGCGAGGCCCGAGGACCCGGCGAGGAAGGGCGGATCGCCGCGATCAGCGACCTGATCATGGATGGCCAGGGGGTCCCGCGTTACATCCTGCTCAGCCGGGGTGGCGTGGCCGGCGTCGGCGGCGAGAAGATCGCGGTGCCCTACGGCGTCGGCCAGCTCGTTTACATCGAGGACGGCGGCTGGCGGCTGATCCTGGAAATGACGGGCGAGCAGCTCGACCAGGCGCCAACCCTGGAGGAGGGGTCGCTGGACCAGCTCCGAGACTCGAACTGGCTCTCGGCCAACCGGCAGTTCTTCAACGCCGATCAGGTCGGTAACGAGGCCGGGACCGACGACGAGTCGTTCCTCTTCCGCGCCAGCGCCCTGAAGGGGGCCCAGGTCCGCGGCACCGGGGGCGAGGAGTCGATCGCCAACGTCGACGATGTCCTGCTCGGCGCCGATGATCGCGCCTCGTACGCGATCCTCGGATATGGTGGCGTCGCCGGACTGGGCAAGGACCAGGTGCCGGTGCCCTTCCGGATGCTTTCGCTCGACGCCGAGATGGAGGACGACCGTTATGTCCTGGTCGTGGCCATCGACGCGACCAAGGAGCGGCTCCAAAGCGAGCTGGCGCCGAAGCTCGAGGGCGAGTATAACCGGATGCTCGACCCGACCTTCCTCGACCGCATCACGGAGTATTTCGGCGGGACCGAGGACGGCCCGGGGGCCATCGAGGCGGCCCCGAACTCCCTGAATCGGTGA
- a CDS encoding fucose isomerase: MSRKVAIFWPGDYRSKPNEWARPQFEQAHARLDAALRKLGREPYPVEGPLTRPDEAIDRLGSIDDPMIGLFVHWAYAPHTVDGVVGESNPLLLASNFSGTWPGLVALLNTAASLESVGRHASRIWSDAEDWTADAPFMDRLARWCDTGRIDHDDSELHDQCSVSGEAEQAAQRVLDGIRRRRVLALMLGDTSMGMINGYFGPRVLAPLGFSEHKVDQAWLVERVGLIPDRRVDDAFRFVRDRGVAFHWGEEDARDFTEDATREQLRGYLAVLDLMREFKADCLGWQYQLGLLKLLPPSDFAEGLFNSHARPEGDGSPLITATEADQGNLLPMELMKRLLEAKGLPGAVMFHDVRWGARHEGRFLWVLLNSGSCSAFAFNHDVDSLAGVHSYRQPGGYFPVPGGTFAGVSLPGKITWSRAWLDRHGQPVLDVGRGESVELPEDVRESWWRGTTRQWPFMAADLGCSMETIMAHYMSNHVAVAYGDIFGELIALGRALGFRVRVLSRGAPA; this comes from the coding sequence ATGTCACGCAAGGTCGCCATATTCTGGCCGGGGGATTATCGGTCCAAGCCGAATGAGTGGGCCAGGCCGCAGTTCGAGCAGGCCCATGCCCGGCTCGACGCGGCGCTCCGGAAGCTGGGGAGGGAGCCGTATCCCGTCGAGGGCCCCCTGACCCGACCCGATGAGGCAATCGACCGGCTCGGGTCGATCGACGACCCGATGATCGGCCTGTTCGTCCACTGGGCCTACGCGCCCCACACGGTCGACGGTGTGGTGGGCGAGTCGAACCCGCTCCTGCTGGCCTCGAACTTCTCGGGGACCTGGCCCGGCCTGGTCGCCTTGCTGAACACGGCGGCCTCGCTGGAGAGCGTCGGCCGACACGCCTCCCGGATCTGGTCCGACGCCGAGGACTGGACCGCCGACGCCCCGTTCATGGACCGCCTGGCCCGGTGGTGCGACACCGGCCGGATCGACCACGACGATTCCGAGCTGCACGACCAGTGCTCCGTTTCCGGGGAGGCCGAGCAAGCCGCCCAACGGGTGCTGGACGGCATCCGACGCCGGAGGGTGCTCGCCCTCATGCTGGGCGACACCTCGATGGGCATGATCAACGGCTACTTCGGCCCCCGGGTGCTCGCCCCGCTCGGCTTCAGCGAGCACAAGGTCGACCAGGCCTGGCTCGTCGAGCGCGTTGGCCTCATCCCCGACCGCCGGGTCGACGACGCATTCCGGTTCGTCCGGGACCGAGGCGTTGCCTTCCACTGGGGGGAGGAGGATGCCCGGGACTTCACCGAGGACGCCACCAGGGAGCAGCTCCGGGGCTACCTCGCCGTGCTCGACCTGATGCGGGAGTTCAAGGCCGATTGCCTGGGCTGGCAGTATCAGCTCGGCCTCCTCAAATTGTTGCCCCCGAGCGACTTCGCCGAGGGGCTGTTCAACTCGCACGCCCGCCCCGAGGGGGACGGGAGCCCGCTGATCACCGCCACCGAGGCCGATCAGGGGAACCTCCTGCCGATGGAGCTGATGAAACGGCTCCTGGAAGCCAAGGGGCTCCCCGGCGCCGTCATGTTCCACGACGTCCGCTGGGGGGCCCGCCACGAGGGCCGATTCCTCTGGGTCCTGCTCAACTCCGGCAGCTGCTCGGCGTTCGCCTTCAATCACGACGTCGATTCCCTGGCCGGCGTCCACAGCTATCGGCAGCCCGGCGGCTACTTCCCGGTCCCGGGGGGCACCTTCGCCGGGGTCAGCCTGCCGGGCAAGATCACCTGGTCTCGCGCCTGGCTCGACCGACACGGCCAGCCGGTGCTCGACGTCGGCCGGGGCGAGTCGGTCGAGCTGCCGGAGGACGTCCGGGAGTCCTGGTGGCGCGGCACCACCCGGCAGTGGCCGTTCATGGCCGCCGACCTCGGCTGTTCGATGGAAACGATCATGGCCCACTACATGAGCAATCACGTCGCCGTGGCGTATGGGGACATCTTCGGCGAACTGATCGCCCTGGGCCGGGCCCTGGGCTTCCGGGTGCGAGTCCTCTCCCGAGGCGCGCCGGCCTGA
- a CDS encoding UDP-glucose dehydrogenase family protein — protein sequence MKIAVIGTGYVGLVQGTCLADSGNDVVCVDKLEEKIAGLLRGEIPIYEPGLAELVHRNAKDGRLKFTTDLAEGIADAELIFIAVGTPQGDDGGANLSGVWAVGEQLAKHLSDRDHPKTIVIKSTVPVGTNAELARRMSLLTDVPFHVASNPEFLKEGAAIDDFSKPDRVVVGVRSPEVAEKLHELYAPFLRTDRPFLVMSPESAEMTKYVANCMLAVKISFINEMANLCESYKADINDVRRGIGHDQRIGFHFLFPGVGYGGSCFPKDVRAMIHMARSKDMTSRMMEAVDEVNESQKAVLPRKITEHFGGLEGLKGKTIALWGLAFKPKTDDIREAPALVLIDAMLAAGATVRCHDPEAMPNVREIYGDRVTFCDRPYGCLEQADALAIVTEWNEFRNPDFEIMRRLLRQPVVFDGRNLYDPERMTELGFTYSGIGCS from the coding sequence GTGAAGATCGCCGTCATCGGCACCGGGTATGTCGGGTTGGTCCAGGGCACCTGCCTGGCCGACAGCGGCAACGACGTCGTTTGCGTCGACAAGCTCGAGGAGAAGATCGCCGGACTGCTCCGGGGCGAGATCCCCATCTACGAGCCCGGCCTGGCCGAGCTGGTCCACCGCAACGCGAAGGACGGCCGCCTGAAGTTCACGACCGACCTGGCCGAGGGGATCGCCGACGCCGAGCTGATCTTCATCGCCGTCGGCACCCCCCAGGGGGACGACGGGGGGGCCAACCTCAGCGGCGTCTGGGCCGTCGGGGAGCAGCTCGCCAAGCACCTCAGCGACCGCGACCATCCCAAGACCATCGTCATCAAGAGCACGGTCCCGGTCGGCACCAACGCCGAGCTGGCCCGGCGCATGTCGCTGCTCACCGACGTCCCCTTCCACGTCGCCAGCAACCCCGAGTTCCTGAAGGAAGGGGCCGCGATCGACGACTTCAGCAAGCCCGACCGCGTCGTCGTCGGCGTCCGCAGTCCCGAGGTCGCCGAGAAGCTCCACGAGCTGTACGCCCCGTTCCTCCGCACCGATCGGCCGTTCCTGGTCATGTCGCCCGAATCGGCCGAGATGACCAAGTATGTGGCCAACTGCATGCTCGCGGTGAAGATCAGCTTCATCAACGAGATGGCCAACCTCTGCGAGTCGTACAAGGCCGACATCAACGACGTCCGCAGGGGCATCGGCCACGACCAGCGGATCGGCTTCCACTTCCTCTTCCCCGGGGTCGGCTACGGCGGTAGCTGCTTCCCCAAGGACGTACGGGCCATGATCCACATGGCCAGGTCGAAGGACATGACCAGCCGGATGATGGAGGCGGTCGACGAGGTCAACGAGTCCCAGAAGGCCGTCCTGCCCCGGAAGATCACCGAGCACTTCGGCGGCCTCGAGGGGCTCAAGGGCAAGACGATCGCCCTCTGGGGCCTGGCCTTCAAGCCCAAGACCGACGACATCCGGGAAGCCCCGGCCCTGGTGCTCATCGACGCCATGCTCGCCGCCGGCGCCACGGTCCGCTGCCACGACCCCGAGGCCATGCCCAACGTCCGGGAAATCTACGGCGACCGCGTCACCTTCTGCGACCGCCCCTACGGCTGCCTCGAACAGGCCGACGCCCTGGCGATCGTCACCGAGTGGAACGAGTTCCGCAACCCCGACTTCGAGATCATGCGGCGGCTGCTCCGCCAGCCCGTCGTCTTCGACGGCAGGAATCTCTACGACCCCGAGCGGATGACCGAACTGGGCTTCACCTACTCCGGCATCGGCTGCTCCTGA
- a CDS encoding precorrin-2 dehydrogenase/sirohydrochlorin ferrochelatase family protein → MTGYPIVLDLAGRRAVVVGLGTVGRRKAAGLVDAGAEVLGVDPVGPGPVPIPGIAVVAQPYRAEHLLGATLAFASAPPEVNRRVVADATRLGVLVNAASDPGSGDFTLPAVWRDGPILLAVSTSGAGPALAATLRDRASRAIGAEAGGLGALLTELRRTVRARVPVEQDRRRLLRDWSGPRWLDRWRLEGPEAVRAAMLAALEVAAESPGIDDPDPR, encoded by the coding sequence ATGACCGGATATCCCATCGTCCTGGATCTGGCCGGCCGTCGGGCCGTGGTCGTCGGCCTGGGGACGGTCGGTCGGAGGAAGGCCGCCGGGCTGGTCGATGCGGGGGCCGAGGTCCTCGGCGTGGACCCGGTCGGCCCGGGACCTGTACCCATCCCCGGCATCGCCGTCGTCGCCCAACCCTATCGGGCCGAGCACCTCCTCGGGGCGACGCTCGCCTTCGCCTCCGCCCCGCCGGAGGTCAATCGCCGGGTCGTCGCCGACGCAACCCGCCTCGGGGTTCTCGTCAACGCAGCCAGCGATCCCGGTTCCGGGGATTTCACCCTCCCCGCCGTCTGGCGGGACGGCCCGATCCTGCTGGCCGTCTCCACCTCCGGGGCCGGACCAGCGCTGGCCGCGACGCTCCGCGACCGCGCCTCTCGGGCGATCGGCGCCGAGGCCGGCGGCCTCGGGGCCCTGCTGACGGAACTCCGCCGGACGGTCAGGGCCCGGGTGCCCGTCGAGCAAGACCGGAGGCGGCTCCTCCGCGACTGGTCCGGTCCCCGGTGGCTCGACCGCTGGCGACTCGAGGGGCCCGAGGCCGTCCGCGCGGCGATGCTCGCCGCCCTCGAGGTCGCGGCGGAGTCCCCCGGGATCGACGATCCTGATCCCCGATGA
- a CDS encoding NIPSNAP family protein, producing MNRIASTAALTLAALALGPAHGARGTDDPSTIYQLRTYTTAPEKLDVLVERFGRVNLPLFEAHGITLVGAWTPHESDEGGDRLVYLVSFPGPEAAEAAWEAFSADPKWVEAFEAEGEEHGQVVTGVEAVYVKPTDFSPTLPAPDPTGGEDEAETDQGDETRLFELRRYTASPGKLDALNARFRDHTMELFDKHGMTNLIYTVPLEQDTGAGELLVYFLAHPSHVQALNSWESFRTDPVWIKARDESQADGVPLAAKVERTFLIPTPFSPLK from the coding sequence ATGAACCGCATCGCCTCGACGGCCGCCCTCACCCTCGCGGCCCTCGCCCTCGGCCCCGCACACGGGGCGCGGGGGACCGACGACCCATCGACGATCTACCAACTCCGCACCTATACCACCGCCCCCGAGAAGCTCGACGTGCTGGTCGAGCGGTTCGGCCGGGTCAACCTGCCCCTGTTCGAGGCCCACGGCATCACCCTCGTCGGCGCCTGGACCCCCCACGAATCCGACGAGGGGGGCGACCGCCTCGTCTACCTCGTCTCCTTCCCCGGCCCCGAGGCGGCCGAGGCCGCCTGGGAGGCCTTCTCGGCCGACCCGAAATGGGTCGAGGCGTTCGAGGCCGAGGGGGAGGAGCACGGCCAGGTCGTGACCGGGGTCGAGGCCGTCTACGTCAAACCGACCGACTTCTCACCCACCCTCCCGGCGCCTGACCCGACCGGGGGCGAGGACGAGGCCGAGACCGACCAGGGCGACGAGACCCGTCTCTTCGAGCTGCGCCGCTACACCGCGAGCCCCGGGAAGCTGGACGCGCTGAACGCCCGGTTCCGCGATCACACGATGGAGCTGTTCGACAAGCACGGCATGACGAACCTGATCTATACCGTCCCCCTCGAGCAGGACACGGGGGCGGGTGAGTTGCTCGTCTATTTCCTCGCCCACCCGAGTCATGTCCAGGCCCTCAACTCCTGGGAGTCGTTCCGCACTGACCCGGTTTGGATTAAGGCCCGAGACGAGAGCCAGGCCGACGGCGTCCCGCTCGCCGCCAAGGTGGAGCGCACCTTCCTCATCCCCACCCCGTTCAGCCCCTTGAAGTGA
- a CDS encoding TolB-like translocation protein, translating to MTTRRTFLRQFSGAALAGSGLILPHRAARAEVVRAEAPVRAVTSGPKAHFFGYYDKCPWDATGRYLLGMEIGYCDHQPEPGDELTVGMVDLEEGDRFIPLDRTAAWSWQQGTMLQWLGSAPDREIIYNGVEDGRYVATIRDVHAGSSRTLPRPIYAVDASGTKAVTLDFDRLNRLRPGYGYNAIPEAFPDDPAPEDAGIYAMDLASGEDRLIIPIAWAAANEPDERFSSGMHHWFNHLQFNPSGDFFIFLHRWEIPGSRWQTRMYVARPDGSDIRLIQDTGMVSHFDWRDDRTILAWSTTPESGDAFYLFDIDSGAIEPMGRDVLPRDGHCSYSPDREWILNDTYPDSDRMQTLMLYRPGDDLRVEVGEFYLSPELSGPVRCDLHPRWNRDGTRVCIDSAHEDRTRQLYVVDVSSITEG from the coding sequence ATGACCACCAGACGGACGTTCCTCCGCCAGTTCTCCGGGGCCGCACTGGCCGGCTCGGGGCTGATCCTCCCGCATCGGGCTGCCAGGGCCGAGGTCGTCCGGGCGGAGGCCCCCGTCCGGGCCGTGACGAGCGGGCCGAAGGCCCATTTCTTCGGCTACTACGACAAATGCCCCTGGGACGCCACCGGTCGGTACCTGCTCGGCATGGAGATCGGCTACTGCGACCACCAGCCCGAGCCCGGCGACGAACTGACCGTCGGGATGGTCGACCTGGAGGAGGGGGATCGGTTCATCCCCCTCGATCGCACCGCCGCCTGGTCCTGGCAGCAGGGGACCATGCTCCAGTGGCTCGGGTCGGCGCCGGACCGCGAGATCATCTACAACGGCGTGGAGGACGGACGGTACGTCGCCACCATCCGGGACGTCCACGCCGGGTCTTCCCGCACGCTTCCCCGGCCGATCTACGCCGTCGATGCCTCGGGGACGAAGGCCGTGACCCTGGACTTCGACCGCCTCAACCGACTCCGGCCCGGCTACGGCTACAATGCGATCCCCGAGGCTTTTCCCGACGACCCGGCGCCGGAGGACGCGGGCATTTACGCCATGGACCTCGCCTCGGGCGAGGACCGGCTGATCATCCCCATCGCCTGGGCCGCCGCCAACGAGCCCGACGAACGGTTCTCGAGCGGGATGCACCACTGGTTCAATCACCTGCAATTCAACCCGTCCGGCGACTTCTTCATCTTCCTGCACCGCTGGGAGATCCCGGGCAGCCGCTGGCAAACGAGGATGTATGTGGCCCGTCCCGACGGGTCGGACATCCGGCTGATCCAGGACACCGGGATGGTCTCACACTTCGACTGGAGGGACGACCGCACCATCCTGGCCTGGAGCACGACCCCGGAATCGGGGGACGCTTTCTACCTGTTCGACATCGACTCCGGCGCCATAGAGCCGATGGGCAGGGACGTCCTGCCCCGGGACGGGCACTGCTCCTATTCGCCCGACCGCGAGTGGATCCTCAACGACACCTACCCCGACTCAGACCGGATGCAGACGCTGATGCTCTACCGACCGGGGGACGACCTCCGGGTCGAGGTGGGAGAATTCTACCTGAGCCCCGAGCTGTCCGGGCCCGTCCGGTGTGACTTGCACCCTCGATGGAACCGGGACGGGACCAGGGTCTGCATCGACTCGGCCCACGAGGATCGGACCAGGCAACTGTACGTCGTCGACGTGTCGTCGATCACGGAGGGGTAG
- a CDS encoding PRC-barrel domain-containing protein yields the protein MRARWASGFVSVAAVVLMPSSASAALQEQGQGPTKLDEVRRASLILGAEVLGPGNERGLGTVEDLIMDERGVIRFVLISRGDLPGMVEDRVPVPAGQATFSRIDETRWQVHLGVPGDRLDEAPKLGEDPVGVLAQDERRSAIDSHFAQDEGGVVERPPGEPGGRSLARMSRLLGAEVGAAGGGAEDPVAAVEDLLIDAEGRIVYAVLDRAGATGPGKSMIPVPAGKLRIVPDSTGEMVEVRSALGSAHLDRAPSLDGEWNKMLNGSFVAGVTNCFADVPSLGEAP from the coding sequence ATGCGTGCTCGATGGGCTTCGGGTTTCGTGTCCGTGGCGGCGGTGGTCCTGATGCCCTCCTCGGCGTCGGCGGCCTTGCAGGAGCAAGGCCAGGGGCCGACGAAGCTCGACGAGGTCCGTCGGGCCAGCTTGATCCTCGGTGCCGAGGTCCTTGGACCCGGGAACGAGCGGGGTCTCGGCACCGTCGAGGACCTGATCATGGACGAGCGCGGGGTGATCCGCTTCGTGCTGATCTCGAGGGGGGACCTCCCCGGGATGGTCGAGGATCGGGTCCCCGTCCCGGCCGGGCAGGCGACCTTCAGCCGGATCGACGAGACCCGATGGCAGGTCCATCTCGGGGTGCCGGGAGATCGCCTGGACGAGGCGCCGAAACTGGGCGAGGACCCGGTCGGCGTGCTCGCCCAGGACGAACGGCGGTCGGCCATCGACTCGCATTTCGCCCAGGACGAAGGCGGGGTCGTCGAACGGCCTCCCGGAGAGCCGGGCGGCCGTTCGCTGGCCCGAATGAGCCGCCTCCTCGGGGCGGAGGTCGGCGCGGCAGGGGGCGGGGCGGAGGACCCGGTCGCGGCCGTCGAGGATTTGCTGATCGACGCCGAGGGGCGGATCGTCTACGCGGTGCTCGATCGGGCTGGCGCGACGGGTCCCGGAAAGTCGATGATCCCCGTCCCGGCCGGGAAGCTCAGGATCGTCCCCGATTCGACGGGCGAGATGGTCGAGGTCCGATCCGCCCTGGGGTCAGCCCACCTCGATCGGGCCCCGAGCCTGGACGGGGAATGGAACAAGATGCTCAACGGGAGCTTCGTCGCGGGGGTGACCAATTGCTTCGCAGATGTCCCGTCGCTGGGCGAGGCCCCATAA
- a CDS encoding RNA polymerase sigma factor, whose translation MAASHPSPLPIGPASRDGSIDWSAVLAEHGRWLRTVIRARLGEPQGVDEVMQEVSLAAVAQQAPIVDPARVGGWLYRLAVRHALLHRRSQGRRRKLVDRYARAAQAETRARPADPLTWLLADERDRLVRLAVDELPPKDRELLLLKYTEDWSCRQIADRLGLSASAVEARLHRARARLRARLDRLAQPCDGD comes from the coding sequence ATGGCCGCGTCACATCCCTCCCCACTGCCGATCGGGCCGGCGTCCCGAGACGGGTCCATCGACTGGTCGGCCGTACTGGCCGAGCACGGCCGATGGCTCCGGACCGTGATTCGGGCCCGGCTCGGGGAGCCCCAGGGGGTCGACGAGGTCATGCAGGAAGTCTCGCTCGCCGCCGTGGCGCAGCAGGCCCCGATCGTCGACCCGGCCCGGGTCGGCGGCTGGCTCTACCGGCTGGCCGTCCGTCACGCGTTGCTTCATCGCCGTTCGCAGGGACGGCGGCGGAAGCTCGTCGATCGATACGCCCGGGCCGCCCAGGCCGAGACCCGGGCCAGGCCCGCCGACCCGCTTACCTGGCTCCTCGCCGACGAGCGGGACCGGCTCGTCCGACTCGCGGTCGACGAACTACCCCCGAAGGACCGCGAACTCCTGCTCCTGAAGTACACCGAGGACTGGTCCTGCCGTCAGATCGCCGACCGCCTCGGATTGAGTGCATCTGCCGTCGAGGCCCGCCTGCACCGCGCCCGGGCCCGGCTGCGGGCCCGGCTCGACCGGCTCGCCCAGCCGTGCGACGGCGACTGA